The following are encoded in a window of Labrus bergylta chromosome 16, fLabBer1.1, whole genome shotgun sequence genomic DNA:
- the LOC136183011 gene encoding nuclear GTPase SLIP-GC-like: MASLPKKPRRDKELTGEDVLPEVEKIMASVESRLPQTKLKDFLEKKIGGLKKEKRELVGVFGHTGAGKSSLINAVIGEKDLLPSGDLGACTTVIIKVEANKQNQNYEAEIEFITKEDFKEHVQGCKKMFQNDADDQEENSDDSDDADNINHDDDKSQAVEEMSAVYGEQWKKILDNNNFMDKKHFKKIPEFLKSKKKILSFRTAEELSAELVKYTRSSSDEDEEVKRWFWPLVKCVTIRVPNNDLLQNVTLVDLPGNGDCNKGRDKMWKGVVQDCSTVWIVTEIKRAASEEKAWEILGSASRYLGNGGQCKHIHFICTHSDVITLPKGQSVVEAIRVRNKKVKVKVMKKFGEQRMVKRHFSDECFKVFTVSSTKFQDKELLEPADTEVPELQKILQKLNDNHSETLNYWYVSGAYGILSLIQGARCGGGDTVKAKVKEVLTDKMKFGLQEVPKSMQEATDALEECLKHGVENSKSSCDDVLESFLNPKGGGSGFHMTLKCVIDKYGVHTTRKGKHLNLNEDLAAKLMDSIDEEFRKTFPTESNPGPFNGTISSFSLDTGELIQNRKYKDVELQLEFLRTEEEKIKIELQETIRQRKKEMYSSLTTTIKETMQTCYEDAQKCEGKGRLENTRKIIRKHVDANKNTMFEKAKDEMMSKLENLKEEILKKLNDTMKESIERALNSDEQSLPEMVVAPLHKVLHNRPMIDLSILEQTD, encoded by the exons ATGGCATCACTACCTAAGAAACCACGACGTGACAAGGAACTCACag GAGAAGATGTACTGCCTGAAGTGGAAAAAATCATGGCAAGTGTTGAGAGTAGGCTACCTCAGACAAAGCTCAAGGATTTTCTAGA gaaaaaaattggtggtttgaagaaagaaaagagggagctgGTTGGTGTCTTTGGTCATACAGGAGCTGGAAAAAGCTCTCTAATAAATGCTGTCATCGGAGAGAAGGATCTCTTGCCCTCAGGAGATCTTGGTGCTTGTACAACAGTCATCATTAAGGTGGAGGCTAACAAGCAGAACCAGAACTATGAGGCAGAGATCGAATTCATCACAAAAGAG gATTTCAAGGAACATGTGCAGGGctgtaaaaaaatgttccagAATGATGCAGACGACCAAGAGGAAAATAGTGATGACAGTGACGATGCTGACAATATTaatcatgatgatgataaaagtCAGGCTGTTgaggaaatgtcagcagtgtatggagaacaatggaaaaaaatattggACAACAACAATTTCATggataaaaaacatttcaaaaaaatTCCAGAATTCCTCAAGTCTAAAAAGAAGATCTTGTCCTTTAGAACG GCTGAAGAGCTCTCTGCAGAACTTGTCAAATACACAAGAAGCAGCTCAGACGAAGATGAAGAAGTAAAGAGGTGGTTTTGGCCCCTGGTGAAGTGTGTGACAATCAGGGTGCCAAATAATGACCTTCTCCAGAATGTCACACTTGTGGATCTACCTGGAAATGGGGACTGCAACAAGGGCAGAGATAAAATGTGGAAAGGG GTTGTTCAAGACTGTTCCACTGTGTGGATCGTGACTGAAATTAAAAGAGCAGCATCAGAGGAAAAAGCATGGGAGATTCTGGGAAGTGCCAGCAGGTATCTTGGAAATGGTGGCCAGTGTAAGCACATTCACTTCATCTGCACCCACTCAGATGTTATTACACTGCCAAAAGGTCAAAG TGTTGTTGAAGCCATAAGAGTGAGGAACAAGAAAGTAAAGgtgaaagtgatgaaaaaattTGGGGAACAAAGGATGGTCAAG agacatttcagtgatgaatgtttcaaagtgttcacaGTGAGCTCCACAAAGTTTCAGGACAAAGAATTGCTTGAACCTGCTGACACTG aagTCCCTGAACTTCAGAAGATTTTGCAAAAACTCAATGACAATCACTCAGAGACACTGAACTACTGGTATGTGTCAGGAGCGTATGGGATACTGTCCTTAATTCAAGGGGCCCGCTGTGGAGGAGGG GATACCGTAAAAGCAAAAGTGAAAGAAGTCCTGACAGACAAAATGAAGTTTGGACTTCAGGAGGTCCCAAAGTCCATGCAAGAGGCCACAGATGCTTTGGAAGAATGTCTCAAGCATGGGGTTGAAAACTCCAAAAGTTCATGTGATGATGTCTTGGAGTCCTTTTTAAATCCTAAG ggaGGGGGAAGTGGTTTTCACATGACATTGAAATGTGTAATCGACAAGTATGGCGTCCACACCACAAGAAAAGGGAAACACTTAAACCTCAATGAGGATTTAGCTGCAAAGCTGATGGACAGCATTGATGAAGAATTTAGAAAGACCTTCCC AACTGAATCAAATCCTGGACCATTCAACGGGACCATCAGTTCCTTTTCACTCGACACTGGGGAGCTGATTCAAAATCGGAAGTACAAAGACGTGGAACTGCAACTGGAATTTCTCAGGACTGAG gaagaaaaaataaagatcgAACTCCAAGAAACCATCCGGCAGCGTAAGAAAGAAATGTACAGCAGCCTGACGACAACAATCAAGGAAACCATGCAAACATGCTACGAAG ATGCTCAAAAATGTGAAGGAAAAGGAAGACTAGAAAACACTAGGAAAATCATAAGGAAGCATGTTGATGCTAATAAGAACACCATGTTTGAGAAGGCTAAAGATGAAATGATGTCAAAACTGGAAAACCTGAAG GAGGAAATCCTGAAGAAACTGAACGACACAATGAAGGAGTCTATTGAGCGCGCTCTCAATTCAGATGAACAATCACTTCCAG AAATGGTGGTCGCACCACTCCACAAAGTCCTTCACAACAGGCCCATGATCGACCTCTCCATCCTGGAGCAGACTGATTAG
- the LOC109979413 gene encoding nuclear GTPase SLIP-GC-like codes for MASLPKKPQHDKELTGEDVLPEVEKIMASVESRLPQTELKDFLEKKIGGLKKEKRELVGVFGKTGAGKSSLINAVIGEKDLLPSGRTKACTTVIIKVEANKQNQNYEAEIEFIKKEEFEEHVQGFKKILLNDAGNEEDNGDDREGADNNNTENNNDDDVESNAVEMLSAVYGEQWEEILDNNNFMDRKHFKEIPEFLNSGKMTLSFRTAEQLSAELVKYTRSKSKEGVAKGIKKWFWPLVKCVTIKVPNNDLLQNVTLVDLPGNGDCNKGRDNMWKGVVQDCSTVWIVTDMERPASEKEAWEILKSAIRYLGNGGQCKHIHFICNKSDHIRRKKGQSLVEALRERNEEVKVEVKEKFGTQKMVKRHFSDECFKVFTVSAIEFQDKQFLEPADTEVPELQKILQKLNDNHSETLNYWYVSGAYGILSLIQGARCGGGATVKTEVSKVLTETMKCGHEQVQKSMQEATDALEECLKRGVENSKSSCDDVLKSFLNPKRKGKGSGFHKTLKCVIDNYGVHKTTAGKHLNLNEDLAAKLMDSIDEEFRKTFPTESNPGPFNGTISSFSLDTGELIQNRKYKDVKLQLEFLRTEEEKIKIELQETIRQRKKEMYSSLTTTIKETMQTCYEDAQKCEGKGRLENTRKIIRQHVDANKNTMFEKAKDEMMSKLENLKEEILKKLNDTMKESVERALNSDEQSLPDVKKELETVTKYYQELKTITHEGTSPVR; via the exons ATGGCATCACTACCTAAGAAACCACAACATGACAAGGAACTCACag GAGAAGATGTACTGCCTGAAGTGGAAAAAATCATGGCAAGTGTTGAGAGTAGGCTACCTCAGACAGAGCTCAAGGATTTTCTAGA gaaaaaaattggtggtttgaagaaagaaaagagggagctgGTTGGTGTCTTTGGTAAAACAGGGGCTGGAAAAAGCTCTTTAATAAATGCTGTCATTGGAGAGAAGGATCTCTTGCCCTCAGGACGTACCAAAGCATGTACAACAGTCATCATTAAGGTGGAGGCTAACAAGCAGAACCAGAACTATGAGGCAGAGATTGAATTCATCAAAAAAGAG GAGTTCGAGGAACATGTgcagggctttaaaaaaatcttactgAATGATGCAGGCAACGAAGAGGATAATGGCGATGACCGTGAAGGTGCTGACAATAACAATACGGAGAATAACAATGATGACGATGTTGAAAGTAACGCTGTTGAGATGCTGTCAGCAGTGTATGGAGAACAATGGGAAGAAATATTGGACAACAACAATTTCATGGATCggaaacatttcaaagaaattCCAGAATTTCTCAATTCTGGCAAGATGACGTTGTCCTTTAGAACG GCTGAACAGCTGTCTGCAGAACTTGTCAAATACACAAGAAGCAAATCAAAGGAAGGAGTGGCTAAAGGCATAAAGAAATGGTTTTGGCCCCTGGTGAAGTGTGTTACTATCAAGGTGCCAAATAATGACCTTCTCCAGAATGTCACACTTGTGGATCTACCTGGAAATGGGGACTGCAACAAGGGCAGAGATAACATGTGGAAAGgg GTTGTTCAAGACTGTTCCACTGTGTGGATCGTGACTGACATGGAGAGACCAGCATCAGAGAAAGAAGCATGGGAGATTCTGAAAAGTGCCATCAGGTATCTTGGAAATGGTGGCCAGTGTAAGCACATTCACTTCATCTGCAACAAGTCTGATCATATTAGACgtaaaaaaggtcaaag TTTAGTGGAAGCCCTAAGAGAGAGGAACGAGGAAGTAAAGGtggaagtgaaagaaaaatttGGGACACAAAAGATGGTTAAG agacatttcagtgatgaatgtttcaaagtgttcacaGTGAGCGCCATTGAGTTTCAGGACAAACAATTTCTAGAACCTGCTGACACTG aagTCCCTGAACTTCAGAAGATTTTGCAAAAACTTAATGACAATCACTCAGAGACACTGAACTACTGGTATGTGTCAGGAGCGTATGGGATACTGTCCTTAATTCAAGGGGCCCGCTGTGGAGGAGGG gCTACGGTAAAAACAGAAGTGAGCAAAGTCCTTACAGAAACAATGAAGTGTGGACATGAACAAGTCCAAAAGTCCATGCAAGAGGCCACAGATGCTTTGGAAGAATGTCTCAAGCGTGGGGTTGAGAACTCTAAAAGTTCATGTGATGATGTCTTGAAGTCCTTTTTAAATCCTAAG aggaaggGAAAAGGAAGTGGTTTTCACAAGACACTGAAATGTGTAATCGACAACTATGGTGTccacaaaacaacagcagggaAACACTTAAACCTCAATGAGGATTTAGCTGCAAAGCTGATGGACAGCATTGATGAAGAATTTAGAAAGACCTTCCC AACTGAATCAAATCCTGGACCATTCAACGGGACCATCAGTTCCTTTTCACTCGACACTGGGGAGCTGATTCAAAATCGGAAGTACAAAGACGTGAAACTGCAACTGGAATTTCTCAGGACTGAG gaagaaaaaataaaaatcgaACTCCAAGAAACCATCCGGCAGCGTAAGAAAGAAATGTACAGCAGCCTGACGACAACAATCAAGGAAACCATGCAAACATGCTACGAAG ATGCTCAAAAATGTGAAGGAAAAGGAAGACTAGAAAACACTAGGAAAATCATAAGGCAGCATGTTGATGCTAATAAGAACACCATGTTTGAGAAGGCTAAAGATGAAATGATGTCAAAACTGGAAAACCTGAAG GAGGAAATCCTGAAGAAACTGAACGACACAATGAAGGAGTCTGTTGAGCGCGCTCTCAATTCAGATGAACAATCACTTCCAG atgTCAAAAAGGAGCTTGAGACGGTGACAAAATACTATCAAGAACTGAAGACAATCACACATGAAGGAACATCACCAGtcaggtaa
- the LOC136183012 gene encoding nuclear GTPase SLIP-GC-like: MKCGHEQVQKSMQEATDALEECLKRGVENSKSSCDDVLKSFLNPKRKGKGSGFHKTLKCVIDNYGVHKTTAGKHLNLNEDLAAELMDSIDEEFRKTFPTESNPGPFNGTISSFSLDTGRLIKNRKYKDVELQLEFLRTEEEKIKIELQETIRQRKKEMYSSLTTTIKETMQTCYEDAQKCEGQGRLENTRKIIRQHVDADKNTMFEKAKDEMMSKLKNLKEEILKKLNDTMKESIERALNSDEQSLPVTDLPAKNRPITGKLRLNIFGGKTGKMAGL; this comes from the exons ATGAAGTGTGGACATGAACAAGTCCAAAAGTCCATGCAAGAGGCCACAGATGCTTTGGAAGAATGTCTCAAGCGTGGGGTTGAGAACTCTAAAAGTTCATGTGATGATGTCTTGAAGTCCTTTTTAAATCCTAAG aggaaggGAAAAGGAAGTGGTTTTCACAAGACACTGAAATGTGTAATCGACAACTATGGTGTccacaaaacaacagcagggaAACACTTAAACCTCAATGAGGATTTAGCTGCAGAGCTGATGGACAGCATTGATGAAGAATTTAGAAAGACCTTCCC AACTGAATCAAATCCTGGACCATTCAACGGGACCATCAGTTCCTTTTCACTCGACACTGGGAGGCTGATTAAAAATCGGAAGTACAAAGACGTGGAACTGCAACTGGAATTTCTCAGGACTGAG gaagaaaaaataaagatcgAACTCCAAGAAACCATCCGGCAGCGTAAGAAAGAAATGTACAGCAGCCTGACGACAACAATCAAGGAAACCATGCAAACATGCTACGAAG ATGCTCAAAAATGTGAAGGACAAGGAAGACTAGAAAACACTAGGAAAATCATAAGGCAGCATGTTGATGCTGATAAGAACACCATGTTTGAGAAGGCTAAAGATGAAATGATGTCAAAACTGAAAAACCTGAAG GAGGAAATCCTGAAGAAACTGAACGACACAATGAAGGAGTCTATTGAGCGCGCTCTCAATTCAGATGAACAATCACTTCCAG TAACTGATCTGCCCGCGAAAAATAGACCAATCACAGGAAAGCTGcgtttgaacatttttggggGGAAGACCGGGAAGATGGCAGGACTTTGA